One Babesia bovis T2Bo chromosome 4 map unlocalized Chr4_1, whole genome shotgun sequence genomic window carries:
- a CDS encoding putative integral membrane protein: MLIFSRLCIATNAAIQLGMSFLNALALGQLNDERPILMRLLSDLPCKLSHLTGLEISAVDMTKFRTIMRQRSNGIMDPSFVKIYTLFSGPNPEADIPREETADELSKRLEDLMPTKINQILPLPSETVYLPASMDLIALDKYIWKLNYKVLPDVVNEEENESPKENVDDIRKLPNREHVSTEDASRSKNEITRYEEETVSGSMDEGLKSNRGGGTQEKPIETIEIHQDTVIPKHKEVNEELTVTDDVLSHIENTGGESLEHAITTCSVKALESKDCVLGIENENMNQKAEETSTEFVEDLINDSNMPRGRIKSIIHSTSLDPQLLLNEENIGEQKVFSELTETVSNKEAQNIVNSKDFATETPNDDTSAEYNRSTSGLDRDSTNSFVTQHTIKRPTTTEGTEETQPTLAKGENTLEPNRQLQNVEYPNYSKPTSATGINDTHDIQSPTIDRDKIIQKPWLPNYIEARKSWHVEPPKIRSAESFDRDDWMRKPLPKSKPVKDVTSRIERTNTAVDKPYSGATTSIHSDRQFGGVVDKFETDKLTNSVTFTNDVVYNTSAEMEGDYAVQPQPVEKARAQILEETKKEATKITNSTQEIKTKPLGALKNRVPMPSRIPVRKEEHSVGRTKTKNIVGMPNEKAGISFKGHSKLPLRKMKTQYGKKSLKDSYPIVSKLKSMRKTALNKEGVSLAINSSHLDSRVDRSSGFFFYFNKTAYRSFSNLIKIHDLKESFNVFSNYRFERINASVKDTLRKFANISHFREDGHAYDHDPNLVADIVDCHDPGPYGHYLPLDAVLLSSEGFVPVESFAGREHETKVAHELYGGWFEPLAIVVLKSQNAIHRDVGLAMYNEIEGGIKYEEKTSKGYVSLTLAAVDKEYNYLDSTTSEVTLRFPLWYFIYKLSGVCLGLGASEIAVSKLFHALDLTIKAPGLMRSLGFDTETKTHTIATALNTTVPISNNSSLRLLNEHAELVPQRPHDAVTVFQDTYADLLESLDDIYEGDSIYAVESFLTSRSRTYSILISLICFNILATLLSVVVISYMLVQSRQTVSKKIRMTSYNILCRLFSCQWRNSS, encoded by the exons atgttaatatttTCACGGTTGTGCATAGCTACCAACGCAGCCATCCAACTTGGGATGTCATTCCTCAATGCTCTTGCCCTTGGACAGTTGAATGATGAGAG GCCGATTTTAATGCGCCTACTTTCTGATCTACCTTGTAAACTATCTCATTTAACTGGATTAGAAATTTCAGCAGTAGAT ATGACCAAATTTAGGACTATAATGCGACAGAGATCTAATGGAATAATGGATCCAAGTTTTGTCAAAATTTATACTTTGTTTTCTGGACCGAATCCCGAAGCCGATATACCCCGTGAAGAAACCGCTGACGAGCTTTCAAAACGTTTGGAAGATCTCATGCCAACGAAAATAAATCAAATTTTACCTCTGCCATCAGAAACTGTGTATTTACCTGCTTCCATGGATCTAATAGCCCTAGACAAGTATATTTGGAAATTAAATTACAAAGTTCTTCCTGATGTTGTTAACGAA GAAGAAAACGAATCTCCCAAGGAGAATGTCGATGATATTAGAAAATTGCCTAATCGTGAACACGTGTCAACGGAAGATGCTTCTCGTAGTAAAAACGAGATCACACGCTATG AAGAGGAAACTGTGTCGGGCAGTATGGATGAAGGTTTAAAATCCAATCGCGGCGGAGGAACACAAGAAAAACCAATTGAAACTATTGAAATACATCAGGATACCGTAATCCCAAAGCATAAAGAAGTTAATGAAGAACTCACAGTCACAGATGACGTACTCAGCCACATAGAGAATACAGGCGGAGAGAGTTTGGAACACGCTATTACAACCTGCTCTGTCAAGGCCCTAGAAAGTAAAGACTGCGTATTAGGAATCGAAAATGAGAATATGAATCAAAAGGCAGAAGAAACCTCTACTGAGTTCGTCGAAG ATTTAATAAATGATTCCAATATGCCTAGAGGCAGAATCAAGTCAATAATCCACAGTACAAGTCTCGATCCTCAGTTATTATTAAATGAAGAAAATATAGGGGAGCAAAAGGTTTTCTCCGAACTTACGGAAACTGTATCAAACAAAGAAGCGCAAAACATTGTCAACTCGAAAGATTTTGCTACCGAAACGCCAAATGATGATACTTCTGCTGAATACAACAGAAGTACTAGTGGTCTAGATAGAGATAGTACAAATAGTTTTGTGACTCAACATACTATCAAACGGCCAACAACTACAGAAGGCACCGAGGAAACGCAACCCACACTGGCAAAAGGCGAAAACACATTAGAGCCTAATAGGCAATTGCAGAACGTTGAATACCCCAATTATTCAAAACCGACGTCTGCCACAGGGATAAATGACACTCATGACATACAATCCCCGACAATAGACCGGGATAAGATTATCCAAAAGCCCTGGTTACCAAATTACATTGAAGCTCGCAAAAGTTGGCATGTAGAACCACCTAAGATTCGAAGCGCTGAAAGCTTTGATCGTGATGATTGGATGCGCAAGCCATTACCCAAATCAAAACCAGTTAAAGATGTTACCAGTAGAATCGAACGAACAAATACGGCAGTCGACAAACCTTACTCTGGTGCAACTACATCTATCCATAGTGATAGACAGTTCGGTGGAGTTGTGGATAAATTTGAAACTGACAAACTTACTAATTCTGTCACATTCACTAACGATGTAGTGTACAATACATCTGCAGAAATGGAAGGTGACTATGCAGTCCAACCACAGCCTGTTGAAAAGGCTAGGGCGCAAATTTTGGAGGAAACAAAAAAGGAGGCAACCAAAATAACTAACAGTACGCAAGAAATAAAAACTAAGCCTTTAGGAGCATTAAAAAATAGAGTGCCTATGCCTTCTCGTATTCCTGTACGCAAGGAAGAACATTCGGTTGGTAGAACTAAGACAAAGAATATAGTTGGGATGCCCAATGAGAAGGCAGGTATCTCCTTCAAGGGTCATAGCAAACTCCCTTTACGCAAAATGAAAACGCAATATGGAAAGAAATCTCTCAAAGATTCATACCCGATTGTTTCCAAACTAAAAAGTATGCGTAAAACAGCTCTTAATAAAGAGGGGGTGTCACTCGCTATCAACAGCAGTCATCTTGATAGCAGAGTGGATCGGTCTTCTGGTTTCTTTTTTTATTTCAATAAGACCGCTTATCGCTCTTTCAGTAATTTAATAAAAATTCACGACTTAAAAGAGTCGTTTAATGTTTTCTCAAATTATCGATTCGAGCGAATAAATGCAAGTGTCAAAGACACGCTACGTAAGTTTGCTAATATTTCTCACTTTCGGGAAGATGGTCATGCCTACGATCATGATCCAAATTTGGTGGCAGACATAGTCGATTGCCATGACCCAGGACCCTATGGGCATTATTTACCACTAGATGCGGTGCTTCTAAGTAGTGAAGGATTTGTACCAGTTGAGAGTTTTGCTGGAAGAGAACATGAAACCAAAGTAGCCCACGAGTTATATGGAGGATGGTTCGAACCATTGGCAATAGTAGTATTGAAAAGTCAAAACGCTATTCACAGAGACGTGGGTTTGGCCATGTATAACGAGATAGAAGGTGGCATTAAATACGAAGAAAAGACCTCTAAAGGTTACGTGTCCCTTACACTGGCTGCTGTCGACAAGGAATATAATTATCTTGACTCAACAACATCAGAAGTCACACTACGCTTTCCATTAtggtattttatatataagcTTTCAGGCGTATGTTTGGGATTGGGTGCCTCAGAAATAGCGGTATCAAAGCTTTTTCATGCACTTGACTTGACAATAAAGGCCCCAGGGCTTATGAGATCGCTTGGTTTTGATACTGAAACGAAAACTCACACTATTGCCACAGCGCTAAACACAACGGTACCAATATCAAACAACAGCTCGTTACGACTACTAAACGAGCATGCAGAGCTTGTGCCACAGAGACCACATGATGCTGTCACCGTATTCCAAGACACATATGCAGACCTCTTAGAATCATtggatgatatatatgaaggAGATAGCATTTACGCTGTGGAATCTTTTCTAACAAGTAGGAGCCGCACCTACAGTATTTTGATCTCATTGATATGTTTCAATATTTTGGCAACACTCCTCTCAGTCGTCGTAATATCTTATATGCTGGTACAGTCTCGGCAAACAGTGTCCAAAAAAATTAGGATGACGTCATACAACATTTTGTGCCGTCTATTCTCATGCCAATGGAGGAATAGCAGCTAA